One stretch of Glycine soja cultivar W05 chromosome 7, ASM419377v2, whole genome shotgun sequence DNA includes these proteins:
- the LOC114419119 gene encoding abscisic acid receptor PYL4-like has protein sequence MSPNNPSTIVPDAVARHYTHVVSPHQCCSAVVQEIAAPVSTVWSVVRRFDNPQAYKHFVKSCHVILGDGDVGTLREVRVISGLPAAVSTERLDVLDDERHVIGFSMVGGDHRLSNYRSVTILHPRSATGTVVVESYVVDVPAGNTTEDTRVFVDTILRCNLQSLAKFAENLTNKLHQR, from the coding sequence atgtcaCCTAACAATCCTTCCACGATTGTTCCCGACGCGGTGGCTCGGCACTACACCCATGTCGTGTCCCCGCACCAGTGCTGCTCCGCCGTGGTGCAGGAGATCGCCGCCCCGGTCTCCACCGTGTGGTCCGTCGTGCGGCGCTTCGACAACCCGCAGGCCTACAAGCACTTCGTCAAGAGCTGCCACGTCATCCTCGGCGACGGCGATGTCGGGACCCTCCGCGAGGTCCGCGTGATCTCCGGCCTCCCTGCCGCCGTCAGCACCGAGCGCCTCGACGTCCTCGACGACGAGCGCCACGTCATCGGCTTCAGCATGGTCGGCGGCGACCACCGCCTCTCCAACTACCGCTCCGTCACCATCCTCCACCCCCGCTCCGCCACCGGCACCGTCGTCGTCGAGTCCTACGTCGTCGACGTCCCTGCCGGCAACACCACCGAGGACACTCGCGTCTTCGTCGACACCATCCTCCGCTGCAACCTCCAATCCCTCGCCAAATTCGCCGAAAACCTAACCAACAAACTCCATCAACGATGA
- the LOC114419118 gene encoding protein trichome birefringence-like 34 isoform X1 — protein MKLQKGGRDGAAGRGITIKEAKMKVANTHQIVLAGTSLGVRNTFHSIVAILTTLVVVTTVCLRQDGGHLPPKINASGSNSSSSSSSSKCDLFYGKWVFDNESYPLYKEKECTFMSDQLACAKFGRKDLSYQNWRWQPHHCDLTRFNATALLERLRNKRLVFVGDSLIRGQWVSMVCLVDSVLPKTLKSMHSTANGSLNIFKAKEYNASIEHYWSPLLVESNSDDPVNHRVPERTVRVKAIEKHARYWTDADFLVFNTYLWWRRPVMNVLWGSFGDPDGVYKGVEMLRVYEMALRTWSDWLEVHVNRNKTQLFFVSMSPTHERAEEWGAAKGNNCYSETEMIAEEGYWGKGSDPKMMHMVENVLDDLKARGLNVQMLNITQLSEYRKEGHPSIYRKQWDALTQEQIANPNSYADCIHWCLPGVPDVWNELLYAYIFHQ, from the exons ATGAAGCTTCAAAAAGGAGGAAGAGATGGTGCTGCTGGAAGAGGAATAACGATCAAAGAAGCCAAAATGAAAGTGGCAAATACACACCAAATAGTGCTAGCAGGGACTTCTTTGGGAGTTAGAAACACCTTTCATTCTATTGTAGCCATCTTAACCACTCTTGTAGTTGTCACCACCGTTTGTCTAAGACAGGATGGAGGACATTTACCTCCAAAAATAAATGCTTCTGGTAGTAATTCGTCGTCGTCGTCATCATCATCAAAGTGTGACTTGTTCTATGGTAAGTGGGTTTTTGATAACGAATCTTATCCATTATACAAAGAGAAGGAATGCACGTTCATGTCAGACCAGTTGGCTTGTGCGAAGTTTGGAAGGAAGGACCTGAGTTACCAGAATTGGAGGTGGCAGCCTCACCACTGTGACCTTACCAG GTTCAACGCCACAGCATTGCTTGAAAGGCTAAGGAACAAGAGGCTTGTGTTCGTAGGGGATTCACTCATCAGAGGCCAATGGGTTTCCATGGTTTGCCTTGTTGACTCTGTACTGCCCAAAACCCTCAAATCCATGCATTCCACTGCCAATGGTTCACTAAACATTTTCAAGGCCAAA gAATACAATGCAAGTATTGAGCACTATTGGTCCCCATTACTAGTAGAATCAAACTCAGATGATCCAGTGAACCATAGGGTACCAGAACGAACAGTGAGAGTGAAGGCTATTGAAAAGCATGCCAGGTACTGGACTGATGCAGACTTTCTGGTTTTCAACACTTATCTCTGGTGGAGAAGGCCTGTAATGAATGTTCT ATGGGGATCATTTGGAGACCCAGATGGTGTCTACAAAGGGGTTGAAATGTTGAGAGTCTATGAAATGGCCCTGAGGACCTGGTCTGATTGGTTGGAAGTCCATGTCAATCGGAACAAGACCCAGTTGTTTTTCGTTAGCATGTCACCCACTCATGAAAG gGCTGAGGAATGGGGAGCCGCTAAGGGTAACAATTGTTACAGCGAAACCGAAATGATTGCAGAAGAAGGGTATTGGGGGAAGGGTTCTGATCCTAAGATGATGCATATGGTGGAGAACGTTCTTGATGATTTGAAAGCAAGAGGCTTGAATGTTCAAATGCTAAACATCACACAGCTCTCAGAATACAGAAAAGAAGGACACCCTTCTATCTACAGGAAGCAGTGGGATGCTCTAACCCAAGAACAGATAGCAAACCCAAATAGCTATGCAGATTGCATACATTGGTGCCTCCCTGGTGTGCCTGATGTGTGGAATGAACTCCTTTATGCCTATATTTTCCATCAATAA
- the LOC114419118 gene encoding protein trichome birefringence-like 34 isoform X2, with the protein MKVANTHQIVLAGTSLGVRNTFHSIVAILTTLVVVTTVCLRQDGGHLPPKINASGSNSSSSSSSSKCDLFYGKWVFDNESYPLYKEKECTFMSDQLACAKFGRKDLSYQNWRWQPHHCDLTRFNATALLERLRNKRLVFVGDSLIRGQWVSMVCLVDSVLPKTLKSMHSTANGSLNIFKAKEYNASIEHYWSPLLVESNSDDPVNHRVPERTVRVKAIEKHARYWTDADFLVFNTYLWWRRPVMNVLWGSFGDPDGVYKGVEMLRVYEMALRTWSDWLEVHVNRNKTQLFFVSMSPTHERAEEWGAAKGNNCYSETEMIAEEGYWGKGSDPKMMHMVENVLDDLKARGLNVQMLNITQLSEYRKEGHPSIYRKQWDALTQEQIANPNSYADCIHWCLPGVPDVWNELLYAYIFHQ; encoded by the exons ATGAAAGTGGCAAATACACACCAAATAGTGCTAGCAGGGACTTCTTTGGGAGTTAGAAACACCTTTCATTCTATTGTAGCCATCTTAACCACTCTTGTAGTTGTCACCACCGTTTGTCTAAGACAGGATGGAGGACATTTACCTCCAAAAATAAATGCTTCTGGTAGTAATTCGTCGTCGTCGTCATCATCATCAAAGTGTGACTTGTTCTATGGTAAGTGGGTTTTTGATAACGAATCTTATCCATTATACAAAGAGAAGGAATGCACGTTCATGTCAGACCAGTTGGCTTGTGCGAAGTTTGGAAGGAAGGACCTGAGTTACCAGAATTGGAGGTGGCAGCCTCACCACTGTGACCTTACCAG GTTCAACGCCACAGCATTGCTTGAAAGGCTAAGGAACAAGAGGCTTGTGTTCGTAGGGGATTCACTCATCAGAGGCCAATGGGTTTCCATGGTTTGCCTTGTTGACTCTGTACTGCCCAAAACCCTCAAATCCATGCATTCCACTGCCAATGGTTCACTAAACATTTTCAAGGCCAAA gAATACAATGCAAGTATTGAGCACTATTGGTCCCCATTACTAGTAGAATCAAACTCAGATGATCCAGTGAACCATAGGGTACCAGAACGAACAGTGAGAGTGAAGGCTATTGAAAAGCATGCCAGGTACTGGACTGATGCAGACTTTCTGGTTTTCAACACTTATCTCTGGTGGAGAAGGCCTGTAATGAATGTTCT ATGGGGATCATTTGGAGACCCAGATGGTGTCTACAAAGGGGTTGAAATGTTGAGAGTCTATGAAATGGCCCTGAGGACCTGGTCTGATTGGTTGGAAGTCCATGTCAATCGGAACAAGACCCAGTTGTTTTTCGTTAGCATGTCACCCACTCATGAAAG gGCTGAGGAATGGGGAGCCGCTAAGGGTAACAATTGTTACAGCGAAACCGAAATGATTGCAGAAGAAGGGTATTGGGGGAAGGGTTCTGATCCTAAGATGATGCATATGGTGGAGAACGTTCTTGATGATTTGAAAGCAAGAGGCTTGAATGTTCAAATGCTAAACATCACACAGCTCTCAGAATACAGAAAAGAAGGACACCCTTCTATCTACAGGAAGCAGTGGGATGCTCTAACCCAAGAACAGATAGCAAACCCAAATAGCTATGCAGATTGCATACATTGGTGCCTCCCTGGTGTGCCTGATGTGTGGAATGAACTCCTTTATGCCTATATTTTCCATCAATAA